In Janibacter cremeus, a genomic segment contains:
- a CDS encoding isochorismatase family protein, translating to MARALLLVDLQNDFCEGGSMGVAGGEAVAARAAERVLADRPGRESTEHEYEVIALTADWHHDPGSHWATRGAPDFVTSWPVHCAADTPGADFHDSFHPVLDRVDEVFRKGAHEAAYSGFEGFAVGDGQTGLADWLRQRGVTDLDVGGIATDHCVRATVLDALQEGFAVRLLVDTIAGVAPGTSEAALTEMIEAGAVEWAA from the coding sequence ATGGCACGCGCACTGTTGTTGGTCGACCTCCAGAACGACTTCTGCGAAGGGGGGTCCATGGGGGTCGCGGGCGGCGAGGCCGTCGCCGCCCGGGCCGCGGAACGAGTCCTGGCGGACCGACCCGGGCGCGAGTCCACCGAGCACGAGTACGAGGTCATCGCACTCACCGCGGACTGGCACCACGACCCGGGGTCGCACTGGGCCACCCGGGGCGCACCGGACTTCGTGACCAGCTGGCCGGTGCACTGCGCAGCGGACACCCCCGGGGCGGACTTCCACGACTCCTTCCACCCGGTCCTCGACCGCGTCGACGAGGTCTTCCGCAAGGGCGCGCACGAGGCCGCCTACAGCGGTTTCGAGGGGTTTGCGGTCGGGGACGGGCAGACCGGCCTGGCCGACTGGTTGCGCCAGCGGGGCGTCACCGACCTCGACGTCGGCGGCATCGCCACCGACCACTGCGTCCGCGCGACCGTCCTCGACGCCCTGCAGGAGGGGTTCGCAGTGCGGCTCCTCGTCGACACCATCGCCGGGGTCGCGCCCGGGACGAGCGAGGCGGCGCTGACGGAGATGATCGAGGCAGGCGCCGTGGAGTGGGCAGCGTGA
- a CDS encoding serine hydrolase: protein MTGTLTRLAPTLDALVDDGALVGWVAGVQDPEGVAVAAGGHRRVGGPPMNPQTLFSIASCSKPVGGVLALRLAEMDVLALDDPVERWLPELAGPRVLVRPDADLDDTVPAERPMTVRHLLTMTPGFGWVSEGPLAVAMNDVGVAPGPFPPPMGPKEYMTRLASLPLANQPGSTWRYHTSSDVLGVLLARAADTSVDDLLEEHVRGPLGLVDTGFTGDPDRMAGVHTAALTGGLVPFPLPEGTFTTPPEFESLATGLVATVTDQLAVLASLVGTGPALLTPESLQEMRRPHITDDQRSAVADLLDPDSSWGLHVETRPDGVFGWAGGLGTIGYADPATGRAAFLATQVTVDAPGTVAAFDAFWHLLD, encoded by the coding sequence GTGACCGGGACCCTGACGCGTCTGGCCCCCACCCTCGATGCGCTCGTCGACGACGGCGCACTCGTCGGCTGGGTCGCCGGGGTGCAGGACCCGGAGGGCGTCGCGGTCGCTGCGGGCGGGCACCGCCGCGTCGGCGGTCCGCCCATGAACCCGCAGACGCTCTTCAGCATCGCCTCCTGCAGCAAGCCCGTCGGTGGCGTGCTCGCCCTGCGCCTGGCCGAGATGGACGTCCTGGCCCTGGACGACCCGGTGGAGCGCTGGCTGCCGGAGCTGGCCGGGCCCCGGGTGCTCGTCCGTCCCGACGCCGACCTCGACGACACCGTCCCTGCCGAGCGGCCGATGACCGTGCGGCACCTGCTGACCATGACCCCCGGCTTCGGGTGGGTCAGTGAGGGACCGCTCGCCGTCGCCATGAACGACGTCGGGGTGGCACCCGGCCCGTTTCCCCCGCCGATGGGCCCAAAGGAGTACATGACCCGGCTGGCCTCCCTTCCGCTGGCGAACCAGCCGGGGTCCACGTGGCGGTACCACACGAGCAGCGACGTCCTCGGGGTGCTGCTCGCGCGGGCTGCCGACACGTCGGTGGACGACCTGCTCGAGGAGCACGTGCGTGGCCCCCTCGGCCTCGTCGACACCGGATTCACCGGCGACCCCGACCGGATGGCCGGCGTCCACACAGCGGCGCTGACCGGCGGCCTCGTGCCCTTCCCCCTGCCTGAGGGAACCTTCACGACGCCACCGGAGTTCGAGTCCTTGGCGACCGGCCTCGTGGCCACGGTCACCGATCAGCTCGCCGTCCTCGCCTCGCTCGTCGGCACCGGCCCCGCCCTGCTGACCCCCGAGTCACTGCAGGAGATGCGCCGGCCCCACATCACCGACGACCAGCGCTCCGCCGTCGCGGACCTGCTGGATCCGGACAGCAGCTGGGGTCTGCACGTGGAGACCCGGCCGGACGGCGTTTTCGGCTGGGCCGGCGGTCTGGGCACCATCGGCTACGCCGATCCCGCGACCGGACGCGCGGCCTTCCTCGCCACCCAGGTCACCGTCGACGCGCCCGGGACCGTCGCGGCCTTCGATGCCTTCTGGCACCTGCTCGACTGA
- a CDS encoding nicotinate phosphoribosyltransferase, with protein sequence MAGVTNRPSTALLTDHYELTMLQAALHSGAASRQCVFETFARRLPSGRRYGVLAGTGRVLDAIEDFRFGDAELADLSEREVVDATTLDFLADYRFEGNVWGYAEGETYFPYSPVLVVESDFAHGVILETIILSILNHDTAVASAASRMTGAAGARPVIEMGSRRTHDGAAVSAARAAYIAGFASSSNLEAGRRHGVPTGGTAAHAFTLLHESEREAFRAQVASLGTDTTLLVDTYDVGEGVNTAIEVAGAGLGGVRLDSGDLVVQASEVREQLDSLGAAGTKIVVTSDLDEYAIAALAAAPVDTYGVGTRVVTGSGHPTASMVYKLVAREDDDGEMIGVAKQSQDKISVGGRKYALRRRNELGVVEAEVLGIGEQPVNDGDDRDLLVPLVTAGEVIGREHCTLAAARARHEASMAELPRSAHQLSEGQPAVETVFLTETP encoded by the coding sequence GTGGCTGGCGTGACGAACCGACCCAGCACCGCGCTGCTCACCGATCACTACGAGCTGACCATGCTCCAGGCCGCGCTGCACAGCGGAGCCGCGTCCCGCCAGTGCGTCTTCGAGACCTTCGCCCGACGCCTGCCCTCGGGCCGCCGCTACGGCGTGCTGGCGGGCACCGGACGCGTCCTCGACGCGATCGAGGACTTCCGCTTCGGCGATGCCGAGCTGGCCGACCTGAGCGAGCGGGAGGTGGTCGATGCCACCACCTTGGACTTCCTCGCCGACTACCGGTTCGAGGGCAACGTGTGGGGATACGCGGAGGGTGAGACCTACTTCCCCTACTCCCCCGTGCTCGTCGTCGAGTCCGACTTCGCCCACGGCGTGATCCTCGAGACGATCATCCTCTCGATCCTCAACCACGACACGGCCGTCGCCTCCGCCGCCTCGCGCATGACCGGCGCGGCGGGGGCCCGCCCGGTGATCGAGATGGGCAGCCGTCGCACCCATGACGGGGCCGCGGTCTCGGCTGCACGGGCGGCCTACATCGCCGGCTTCGCTTCGTCGTCCAACCTCGAGGCTGGACGTCGTCACGGGGTCCCCACCGGCGGGACCGCCGCGCACGCCTTCACGCTGCTCCACGAGAGCGAGCGGGAGGCCTTCCGGGCGCAGGTCGCCTCCCTCGGCACCGACACCACCCTCCTGGTGGACACCTACGACGTGGGCGAAGGGGTGAACACGGCCATCGAGGTCGCCGGCGCCGGCCTGGGCGGGGTCCGTCTCGACTCGGGTGACCTCGTGGTCCAGGCGAGCGAGGTACGTGAGCAGCTCGACTCCCTGGGGGCCGCCGGGACCAAGATCGTCGTCACCTCCGACCTCGACGAGTACGCGATCGCGGCGCTGGCGGCGGCGCCCGTCGACACCTACGGCGTCGGGACCCGAGTGGTCACCGGCTCTGGCCACCCGACCGCCTCGATGGTCTACAAGCTCGTCGCGCGCGAAGATGATGACGGCGAGATGATCGGCGTCGCGAAGCAGAGTCAGGACAAGATCTCCGTCGGTGGCCGCAAGTACGCGCTTCGGCGACGCAACGAGCTCGGCGTGGTCGAGGCCGAGGTCCTGGGCATCGGCGAGCAGCCGGTGAACGACGGGGACGACCGCGACCTGCTGGTTCCGCTCGTCACCGCTGGCGAGGTCATCGGTCGTGAGCACTGCACCCTGGCTGCGGCCCGGGCACGGCACGAGGCGTCGATGGCCGAGCTACCGCGCTCGGCGCACCAGCTGAGCGAGGGTCAGCCCGCCGTCGAGACCGTCTTCCTCACGGAGACACCGTGA
- the clpS gene encoding ATP-dependent Clp protease adapter ClpS, with translation MSTAPVEQQAVEPDAVESLDVPWITLVWNDPVNLMNYVTWVFQTHFGYPRAQAEKLMMDVHLKGRAVVAHGPKEQMEADTEALQGYGLWATFQKDD, from the coding sequence GTGTCCACCGCCCCCGTCGAGCAGCAGGCCGTCGAACCCGATGCCGTCGAGTCCCTCGACGTCCCCTGGATCACGCTGGTCTGGAACGACCCGGTCAACCTCATGAACTACGTGACCTGGGTCTTCCAGACCCACTTCGGCTACCCGAGGGCACAGGCCGAGAAGCTGATGATGGACGTCCACCTCAAGGGGCGCGCCGTCGTCGCGCACGGTCCCAAGGAGCAGATGGAAGCCGACACCGAGGCGCTCCAGGGCTACGGCCTGTGGGCGACCTTCCAGAAGGACGACTGA
- a CDS encoding DUF2017 domain-containing protein, giving the protein MARAFRPEGDRLVAVLDEHERSVVAGLCTQVAALVEPTSRAKGESTDPFDAIVAGLGDLLTDTVTDSGEVPDRAFGSLEDRDPALDRLFPTGNREDEQEAAEFRRFTEQGLRSRKHANLMTTVRTLDEAVDDEWVLTRGQAPAVMIALTDVRLVMGERLGLRTDEDAERLEEVAADLEPDDPAVFALSVYDFLTWLQESLTGALTSDAGPGGDA; this is encoded by the coding sequence ATGGCCCGCGCCTTCCGACCCGAGGGCGATCGCCTCGTCGCCGTCCTCGACGAGCACGAACGATCGGTCGTGGCCGGCCTGTGCACGCAGGTCGCCGCACTCGTCGAGCCCACGTCGCGGGCGAAGGGGGAGAGCACCGACCCCTTCGACGCGATCGTCGCCGGGCTGGGTGACTTGTTGACTGACACCGTGACCGACTCGGGCGAGGTCCCGGACCGGGCCTTCGGGTCGCTGGAGGACCGTGACCCGGCGCTGGACCGGCTCTTTCCCACCGGCAACCGCGAGGACGAGCAGGAGGCGGCGGAGTTCCGTCGCTTCACCGAGCAGGGGCTGCGCAGCCGCAAGCACGCCAACCTCATGACGACGGTGCGCACGCTCGACGAGGCCGTCGACGACGAGTGGGTGCTCACCCGGGGACAGGCCCCCGCGGTGATGATCGCGCTGACCGACGTGCGGCTGGTCATGGGCGAGCGGCTCGGGCTGCGCACGGACGAGGACGCCGAGCGACTCGAGGAGGTCGCGGCGGACCTCGAGCCGGACGACCCCGCGGTCTTCGCCCTGAGCGTCTACGACTTCCTCACCTGGCTGCAGGAGTCGCTCACCGGAGCCCTCACGAGCGACGCGGGGCCGGGGGGCGACGCGTGA
- the murI gene encoding glutamate racemase — protein sequence MTDCVDAAAQPIGIFDSGFGGLTVARSIIDQLPHESIAYLGDTARAPYGPRPIAQTREFALECLDRLVEHGVKVLVIACNTASAAVLHDARERYSVPVVEVIRPAVRRAVLATRNHRIGVISTEGTHRSRAYLDAFAAAPTAQLFSQPCPRFVELVEAGTTSGSEVLAVAHEYLDPLREVDVDTLVLGCTHYPLLTGALSYVMGEGVTLVSSAEETAKDVYRVLADRGLLRPDTLPGPNHGFTTTGDPDEFRSLARRFLGPEVATVIGNTGDEA from the coding sequence GTGACCGACTGCGTGGACGCCGCGGCCCAGCCGATCGGGATCTTCGACTCCGGCTTCGGCGGGCTGACCGTCGCCCGCTCGATCATCGACCAGCTGCCGCACGAGTCGATCGCCTACCTCGGTGACACCGCCCGGGCACCCTACGGACCCCGCCCGATCGCGCAGACCCGCGAGTTCGCCCTCGAGTGTCTCGACCGGCTCGTCGAGCATGGCGTGAAGGTGCTCGTCATCGCCTGCAACACCGCCTCGGCAGCGGTCCTCCACGACGCGCGCGAGCGGTACTCCGTCCCCGTCGTCGAGGTCATCCGGCCGGCGGTGCGTCGGGCGGTGCTCGCCACCCGCAACCACCGCATCGGCGTCATCTCCACCGAGGGCACGCACCGCTCGCGCGCCTACCTCGATGCCTTCGCGGCGGCGCCCACGGCGCAGCTGTTCTCCCAGCCGTGCCCTCGCTTCGTCGAGCTCGTGGAGGCCGGCACGACGTCCGGCAGCGAAGTCCTGGCGGTGGCCCACGAGTACCTCGACCCCCTCCGCGAGGTCGACGTGGACACCCTGGTCCTCGGCTGCACCCACTACCCGCTGCTGACCGGTGCCCTGTCCTACGTCATGGGTGAGGGTGTCACGCTCGTCTCATCTGCCGAGGAGACCGCCAAAGACGTCTACCGTGTCCTTGCGGACCGCGGACTGCTGCGCCCGGACACCCTGCCGGGACCCAACCACGGGTTCACCACGACGGGGGACCCGGACGAGTTCAGGTCGCTGGCCCGCCGCTTCCTCGGACCCGAGGTGGCGACCGTCATCGGCAACACGGGGGACGAGGCATGA
- a CDS encoding MBL fold metallo-hydrolase, with product MRLTVVGCSGSFAGPDSPASCYLVTAVHEGRTWRLVLDLGNGALGALQRHTKLADLDAVVISHLHPDHCIDVTGLYVTRTYDPDGPLSRRLAVYGPGGTAERLAAAYEGLDEGGMAAVLDFRRLSTSVPTHIGPFVVRPFLVEHPVEAYGFRVEAGGRVLAYSGDTDTCDSLVPLFAGADLALVDSAFVEGRDEARGIHLTGRRAAQAAVDAGGVGRLMLTHIPAWNDPEVCRAQAAQVWPGEVELARPDTTYEI from the coding sequence ATGAGGCTCACCGTCGTCGGCTGTTCCGGCTCCTTCGCCGGTCCGGACTCACCGGCGTCGTGCTACCTGGTCACGGCCGTCCACGAGGGGCGTACCTGGCGGCTCGTCCTCGACCTGGGCAACGGCGCACTCGGTGCGCTGCAACGGCACACGAAGCTCGCGGATCTCGACGCGGTCGTCATCTCCCACCTGCACCCGGACCACTGCATCGACGTCACGGGGCTCTACGTCACGCGCACCTATGACCCCGACGGTCCGCTGTCACGGCGCTTGGCCGTGTACGGCCCCGGCGGGACGGCCGAGCGACTCGCCGCAGCCTACGAGGGCCTGGACGAAGGGGGGATGGCGGCGGTTCTCGACTTCCGTCGCCTCTCCACGAGCGTTCCCACGCACATCGGACCCTTCGTCGTGCGCCCTTTCCTCGTCGAGCACCCCGTCGAGGCCTACGGATTCCGGGTCGAGGCCGGTGGCCGGGTTCTCGCCTACAGCGGTGACACCGACACCTGCGACTCCCTCGTTCCCCTCTTCGCGGGTGCCGATCTGGCGCTCGTCGACTCGGCCTTCGTCGAGGGGCGTGACGAGGCACGGGGTATCCACCTGACGGGCCGCCGCGCCGCGCAGGCCGCCGTGGACGCCGGGGGAGTCGGGCGGCTGATGCTCACGCACATCCCGGCGTGGAACGACCCGGAGGTCTGCCGGGCGCAGGCTGCCCAGGTCTGGCCCGGCGAGGTCGAGCTGGCCCGGCCGGACACCACCTACGAGATCTGA
- a CDS encoding HAD family hydrolase, whose amino-acid sequence MTRLAICFDLDGTLVDSLPDIIGSIRDSLAEHGLRVPAVDDVRPLIGLPLEDLFADLAETDAVTGLCDTYRRIYPLRYTDNSAPFAEVAQVLTGLRERGYLLAVTTTKRSAMARDVVAALGLTHHLDHVQGTDDFPAKPEPDVIEHALRALGARGAWMVGDTTHDIHAGQAAGLSTFAVCRPEATHDRATLAASSPDRLEESLLPLLDATWGRTKAMS is encoded by the coding sequence ATGACCCGACTCGCCATCTGCTTCGACCTCGACGGGACCCTCGTGGACTCCCTTCCCGACATCATCGGCAGCATCCGCGACTCGCTCGCCGAGCACGGGTTACGCGTGCCCGCCGTCGACGACGTCCGGCCCCTCATCGGCCTCCCCCTCGAGGACCTCTTCGCCGACCTCGCCGAGACCGACGCCGTGACGGGTCTCTGCGACACCTACCGACGGATCTACCCGCTGCGGTACACGGACAACTCCGCCCCCTTCGCCGAAGTTGCGCAGGTGCTCACCGGCCTGCGCGAGCGCGGGTACCTGCTGGCCGTGACGACGACCAAGCGCAGCGCGATGGCGCGCGACGTCGTCGCCGCACTCGGCCTGACACACCACCTCGACCATGTCCAGGGCACCGACGACTTCCCGGCCAAGCCGGAGCCGGACGTCATCGAGCACGCTCTGCGGGCCCTGGGTGCACGAGGTGCGTGGATGGTCGGTGACACGACCCACGACATCCACGCGGGGCAGGCAGCCGGGCTGTCCACCTTCGCCGTCTGCCGCCCGGAAGCAACGCACGACCGTGCGACGCTCGCCGCGTCCTCACCCGACCGGCTGGAGGAGTCGCTCCTGCCACTGCTGGATGCCACCTGGGGCAGGACGAAGGCGATGTCCTGA
- a CDS encoding ABC transporter ATP-binding protein → MTSALPQRPLVQAQGLHVGYGDRAVLNGLDLHLPDGAITAIVGPNGCGKSTLLRSVGRVLRPSSGAVLLDGRPVHDLPTREVARSLGLLPQTNVVPEQLTVRDLVSRGRFPHRGAFGRWSPQDEEAVLEAMTATGTTELADRAVDQLSGGQRQRVWVALVLAQQTPVLLLDEPTTYLDLAHRLEILHLLRELNVERAITVVMVLHDLNEACRYADHVIAMREGGVVAEGSPVDVVTPDLVRQVFGVECLTVPDPVAGTPMVVPT, encoded by the coding sequence ATGACCTCCGCACTCCCCCAGCGACCGCTCGTCCAGGCGCAGGGCCTGCACGTCGGCTACGGCGACCGTGCCGTCCTGAATGGTCTGGACCTGCACCTGCCGGACGGCGCCATCACCGCCATCGTCGGCCCCAACGGTTGCGGCAAGTCGACGCTTCTGCGATCCGTCGGCCGGGTCCTGCGGCCCAGTAGCGGAGCCGTACTCCTCGATGGTCGGCCCGTCCACGATCTGCCCACCCGGGAGGTCGCCCGCAGTCTCGGCCTGCTCCCCCAGACCAACGTCGTGCCCGAGCAGCTGACCGTCCGCGACCTCGTCTCCCGTGGCCGCTTCCCGCACCGGGGCGCCTTCGGTCGGTGGTCCCCGCAGGACGAGGAGGCCGTCCTCGAGGCGATGACCGCAACGGGTACGACCGAGCTCGCGGACCGGGCCGTCGACCAGCTCTCCGGCGGGCAGCGCCAGCGGGTCTGGGTCGCGCTCGTCCTTGCGCAGCAGACGCCCGTGCTCCTGCTCGACGAGCCCACGACCTACCTCGATCTCGCTCACCGGCTGGAGATCCTCCACCTGCTGCGAGAGCTCAACGTCGAGCGTGCGATCACCGTCGTCATGGTGCTGCACGACCTCAACGAGGCCTGCCGCTACGCCGACCACGTCATCGCCATGCGCGAGGGCGGGGTCGTCGCAGAAGGTTCGCCGGTGGACGTCGTCACGCCCGACCTCGTGCGGCAGGTCTTCGGGGTCGAGTGCCTCACCGTCCCCGACCCGGTCGCCGGGACTCCGATGGTCGTCCCCACCTGA
- a CDS encoding FecCD family ABC transporter permease — translation MALAITLGSSDLSLRSAVPAVFGLGDPGEIFIVRELRLPRVLVAVGVGATLGASGTLMQGLMRNPLASPDIIGVTGGASLATVLAISAAVGPALLPLAAGAGALLATIVLQVLAHSNSSGARLVLVGIGLHAIASAGVTLTIARIPADRLGAAEVWLAGSLHGRTWTHVTTILLGAALTLPLAYGLLRHLKTLELGDELAVGAGVRVTRTRHLLLLSSALLAGVAVAVSGPIAFVALGAPHIARRLVGPTSPATLTTAVLVGALLVLAADLIGKNLLAPTSLAAGVVTAALGAPYLLWLLHRMGRTS, via the coding sequence ATGGCCCTCGCCATCACCCTCGGCTCCAGCGACCTGTCGCTCAGGTCTGCCGTGCCCGCGGTCTTCGGGCTGGGCGACCCCGGCGAGATCTTCATCGTGCGCGAGCTGCGCCTCCCCCGGGTCCTCGTGGCAGTCGGCGTCGGCGCCACCCTCGGCGCCTCCGGCACGCTGATGCAGGGCCTCATGCGCAACCCGCTGGCCTCCCCGGACATCATCGGAGTCACCGGTGGCGCCAGCCTGGCGACCGTGCTGGCGATCAGCGCCGCCGTCGGGCCCGCCCTGCTGCCCCTCGCCGCAGGTGCCGGCGCACTGCTCGCGACGATCGTGCTCCAGGTTCTCGCGCACAGCAACAGCTCCGGGGCTCGGCTGGTCCTCGTCGGCATCGGGCTGCATGCCATCGCAAGCGCCGGGGTGACCCTGACCATCGCCCGCATTCCCGCAGACCGACTCGGTGCGGCCGAGGTGTGGCTCGCGGGCAGCCTGCACGGCAGGACGTGGACCCACGTCACCACCATCCTTCTCGGCGCCGCCCTGACCCTGCCGTTGGCCTACGGCCTGCTGCGCCATCTGAAGACACTCGAGCTCGGGGACGAGCTCGCCGTGGGTGCGGGCGTGCGGGTCACCAGGACCCGGCACCTGCTCCTGCTCTCGTCCGCGCTCCTCGCCGGGGTGGCGGTGGCCGTCTCGGGACCGATCGCCTTCGTGGCCCTGGGCGCACCGCACATCGCGCGGCGTCTGGTCGGACCGACCTCACCGGCCACGCTCACGACCGCCGTCCTCGTCGGCGCGCTGCTCGTGCTCGCAGCCGACCTCATCGGCAAGAACCTGCTCGCCCCCACCTCGCTCGCTGCGGGCGTGGTGACCGCCGCGCTGGGGGCCCCCTACCTCCTCTGGCTCCTCCATCGGATGGGACGCACCTCATGA
- a CDS encoding iron chelate uptake ABC transporter family permease subunit produces the protein MALLIVLVVMVLGSFAIGSARLPTSEVVEALRGVRTSEAHLIVLDLRLPRTIAGVIAGLCLALAGVLLQGATRNPLASPTLLGITAGAGFAVVVTVALLDVPSRFAVWAAFVGGAAAASLALALAGTGRDAMSPVRLALSGAIISLLLSAWTQALLALNQANADEVRHWLAGSLAGRDAASVPPLLPVVGIGLLACALLARPLDALSLGDETAVGLGQHPGRVRLLAGAAAVGLSAVAVALAGPIAFLGLIVPHVARALVGSAHRDVLITSALLGPIVLLMADIIGRVIARPTEVQAGVLTAIIGAPVLIRVASRVKGSL, from the coding sequence GTGGCACTGCTGATCGTTCTCGTGGTCATGGTGCTGGGCAGCTTTGCCATCGGATCGGCCCGCCTCCCGACGAGCGAGGTCGTGGAGGCCCTCCGTGGAGTGAGGACCAGCGAGGCACACCTGATCGTGCTGGACCTGCGACTGCCCCGGACCATTGCCGGCGTCATCGCCGGGCTGTGCCTGGCCCTCGCCGGCGTGCTCCTGCAGGGTGCGACGCGTAACCCGCTCGCCTCCCCGACCCTGCTCGGGATCACCGCCGGCGCCGGCTTCGCCGTGGTGGTGACCGTCGCACTGCTCGACGTCCCGTCCCGGTTTGCCGTCTGGGCGGCCTTCGTCGGTGGTGCCGCTGCCGCGAGCCTGGCACTGGCACTGGCCGGCACCGGTCGGGACGCCATGTCCCCGGTCCGGCTGGCCCTGTCGGGCGCCATCATCTCGCTGCTGCTGTCGGCGTGGACCCAGGCGCTGCTCGCCCTCAACCAGGCGAACGCCGATGAGGTGCGCCACTGGCTGGCGGGGTCCCTCGCCGGACGCGACGCCGCATCAGTCCCACCCCTGCTGCCCGTCGTCGGGATCGGCCTGCTCGCCTGCGCCCTCCTCGCGCGGCCGCTGGACGCGCTGTCCCTCGGCGACGAGACCGCCGTCGGCCTGGGGCAACATCCCGGACGCGTGCGCCTCCTCGCCGGTGCCGCGGCCGTCGGCCTCTCGGCCGTTGCCGTTGCTCTGGCCGGCCCGATCGCCTTCCTCGGCCTGATCGTCCCCCACGTGGCCCGTGCCCTCGTCGGGTCCGCACACCGCGACGTACTCATCACCTCGGCCCTGCTCGGTCCGATCGTGCTCCTGATGGCTGACATCATCGGCCGGGTCATCGCCCGACCGACCGAGGTCCAAGCGGGCGTGCTCACCGCCATCATCGGTGCACCCGTGCTCATCCGGGTCGCCAGCCGGGTGAAGGGATCCCTGTGA
- a CDS encoding ABC transporter substrate-binding protein has product MTTRRRALAITAALTLPLAACGTSDGPADPGQGDSQASVSVEHAMGSTEVPCTPKKVVTLGQGQTDSVLALGVTPVGVVDPWTDDWYEYLPDEVEEAEVVGTEIEPDLEKVASLQPDLIVGSKLRHEAVYDKLSKIAPTVFSETIGVTWKENISLWAQALCMPEKGEEIVTDYQERADQLGKDLEEAGKQDLEVSIIRFMPDQVRIYLTGFPGSIIRDAGLERPESQRVDDWEKSEQLVEISEERIPDMDGDVIFQMVSSEHYAQQGTSTVDEQIERWTSTDLWKGLSAVTQDDVVIVDESHWNLGGGIGAANAMLDDLEGNLLTDK; this is encoded by the coding sequence ATGACCACACGACGTCGTGCGCTGGCGATCACCGCCGCGCTCACCCTTCCCCTGGCCGCCTGCGGCACGTCCGATGGCCCGGCGGACCCGGGCCAAGGGGACTCGCAGGCGAGCGTGTCGGTCGAGCACGCCATGGGAAGCACCGAGGTGCCCTGCACACCCAAGAAGGTCGTCACGCTCGGCCAGGGACAGACCGACTCCGTCCTCGCCCTGGGTGTCACGCCCGTCGGCGTCGTCGACCCCTGGACCGATGACTGGTACGAGTACCTTCCCGACGAGGTCGAGGAGGCCGAGGTCGTCGGTACGGAGATCGAGCCGGACCTGGAGAAGGTCGCCTCCCTCCAGCCGGACCTCATCGTCGGCTCCAAGCTTCGCCACGAGGCCGTCTACGACAAGCTCTCCAAGATCGCGCCGACGGTCTTCTCCGAGACGATCGGTGTGACGTGGAAGGAGAACATCTCCCTGTGGGCGCAGGCCCTCTGCATGCCCGAGAAGGGCGAGGAGATCGTCACCGACTACCAGGAGCGGGCCGACCAGCTCGGCAAGGACCTCGAGGAGGCCGGCAAGCAGGACCTCGAGGTCTCGATCATCCGCTTCATGCCCGACCAGGTGCGCATCTACCTCACCGGCTTCCCGGGGTCGATCATCCGTGACGCCGGCTTGGAGCGCCCCGAGTCGCAGCGCGTCGATGACTGGGAGAAGTCCGAGCAGCTGGTCGAGATCTCCGAGGAGCGCATCCCCGACATGGACGGCGACGTCATCTTCCAGATGGTCTCCTCGGAGCACTACGCCCAGCAGGGCACCTCCACCGTGGACGAGCAGATCGAGCGGTGGACCTCCACGGACCTGTGGAAGGGCCTCTCCGCCGTCACGCAGGACGATGTCGTCATCGTCGACGAGAGCCACTGGAACCTCGGTGGGGGCATCGGAGCCGCCAACGCGATGCTCGACGACCTCGAGGGCAACCTGCTCACCGACAAGTGA